In Silene latifolia isolate original U9 population chromosome 3, ASM4854445v1, whole genome shotgun sequence, a single window of DNA contains:
- the LOC141646083 gene encoding putative 2-oxoglutarate-dependent dioxygenase SLC1: MSPSISHTTEKTMNDVHSETKFHKGVKHLHENGIEKVPRKYILPISDRPNTGKEQHSNRTNIRLPVLDFAELQGPNRSQLLNALANACEQYGFFQVVNHGIPIDIINSMIRLCKSFFELPFEERSNYMSPDMKTQARYGTSFNQSKDGVFYWRDFLKVVCHPLPDGHCHWPSSPRDLRKQAMAYAKETRNLFLMLMEAILESLGLIDKEIDVTEENDILQEFKEGSQIMVANCYPPCPQPDLTLGMPPHSDYGFLTLLLQDEVKGLQLHYEGKWLTVEPIPNAFVVNIGDHLEIFTNGRYKSVLHRVIVNQEKTRVTLASLHSLPFEHIIQPSPKLINEDNPRRYKDTNFAQFLEYISSCEPKKKEFLESIRLS; this comes from the exons ATGTCTCCCTCTATCTCACATACAACAGAAAAGACGATGAATGATGTCCACTCTGAAACAAAATTTCATAAAGGAGTGAAGCATCTACATGAAAATGGTATTGAAAAAGTTCCAAGAAAATACATACTGCCAATCTCAGATCGTCCAAACACTGGAAAAGAACAACATTCTAATAGAACAAACATCAGACTTCCAGTGTTAGATTTCGCTGAACTGCAAGGCCCTAATCGGTCACAACTTCTCAATGCCCTTGCAAATGCCTGTGAACAATATGGTTTCTTTCAG GTAGTGAATCATGGCATACCCATAGACATTATAAACAGTATGATTCGTCTCTGCAAGAGTTTTTTTGAGCTCCCTTTTGAAGAGAGATCCAACTACATGTCACCAGACATGAAAACACAAGCTAGATATGGAACAAGCTTTAATCAAAGCAAAGATGGTGTTTTCTACTGGAGAGATTTTCTCAAGGTTGTTTGTCATCCTTTACCAGATGGCCACTGTCACTGGCCTTCCTCGCCACGAGACCTAAG GAAACAAGCAATGGCTTACGCAAAGGAAACAAGAAACCTGTTCCTGATGCTGATGGAGGCCATCCTAGAAAGCCTTGGACTGATAGACAAAGAAATAGATGTGACAGAAGAAAATGATATATTGCAAGAATTCAAAGAGGGGAGTCAAATAATGGTGGCCAACTGCTACCCACCATGCCCACAACCTGATCTCACTCTAGGGATGCCACCACACTCCGATTACGGCTTCCTCACCCTTCTTTTGCAGGATGAAGTCAAGGGTTTACAATTACACTATGAAGGAAAATGGTTAACAGTTGAACCCATACCAAATGCTTTTGTTGTAAATATTGGAGACCATCTAGAG ATATTTACCAATGGAAGGTACAAAAGCGTGCTGCACAGAGTTATAGTGAATCAAGAGAAAACGCGTGTTACACTAGCTTCACTGCACAGTCTTCCTTTTGAGCATATAATTCAGCCTTCGCCCAAACTTATTAACGAAGACAATCCAAGACGCTACAAGGACACAAACTTTGCTCAGTTTCTGGAGTATATATCATCATGTGAACCAAAGAAGAAGGAATTTCTTGAGTCGATAAGACTTAGTTAA